A genomic region of Acipenser ruthenus chromosome 9, fAciRut3.2 maternal haplotype, whole genome shotgun sequence contains the following coding sequences:
- the LOC117405141 gene encoding leukemia-associated protein 7-like gives MQPVSLKNSLDHQVEALRFLRKAHQTRIEFGAGHNQDEFSKDTQSPETHPVITGNSGPCVLKANGSGWKRKHITDDRQTPVTPVSTLAQKARRSILTKLMEIASQLMAAERNIQCTPLQAQGVSIHSKDSIELRNICSRIASQAERSQPDRDLKELHGCLKSITENLLSLLSTSSSDSTYCIPHTRNLRHILWAFPDI, from the exons ATGCAGCCCGTTTCATTGAAGAACTCCTTAGACCACCAGGTCGAAGCGCTAAGGTTCCTTAGGAAAGCCCATCAAACTCGAATTGAATTTGGAGCAGGTCATAATCAGGATGAATTTAGCAAAGACACACAGTCACCAGAAACTCATCCGGTGATAACTGGCAATTCTGGGCCATGCGTTTTGAAAGCTAACGGTTCGGGTtggaaaaggaaacacatcacagATGATAGGCAGACGCCAGTGACACCAGTCAGCACACTCGCACAGAAAGCTAGGCGAAGCATTCTAACCAAACTAATGGAGATCGCTTCTCAGCTGATGGCAGCAGAGCGCAACATTCAATGCACACCCCTTCAGGCACAGGGAGTTTCTATTCACTCAAAG GACAGCATTGAACTTCGAAACATCTGCAGCCGTATAGCATCACAGGCAGAGCGGTCCCAACCAGACAGAGACCTGAAGGAACTGCATGGCTGCTTGAAATCAATCACAGAGAATCTGCTGTCATTGCTGTCCACCTCCAGCTCCGATTCCACATACTGCATACCGCATACCAGAAACCTCCGACACATCCTCTGGGCTTTTCCAGATATTTGA